A portion of the Kribbella jejuensis genome contains these proteins:
- a CDS encoding GuaB3 family IMP dehydrogenase-related protein, whose amino-acid sequence MTEIEIGRAKRGRQAYAFDDIAIVPSRRTRDPEEVSVAWQIDAYRFELPILAAPMDSVMSPATAIAIGKAGGLGVLNLEGLWTRYEDPTSLLEEITSLDQKQATHRLQEIYAAPIKPELISQRVQEIRDSGVTVAGALSPQRTKQFAKHVVDAGVDLFVIRGTTVSAEHVSGQAEPLNLKQFIYDLDVPVIVGGCATHQAALHLMRTGAAGVLVGFGGGAAHTTRKVLGVAVPMASAVADVAAARRDYMDESGGRYVHVIADGSVGRSGDVAKAIACGADAVMVGSPLARASDAPGGGFHWGAEAWHQDLPRGERVEVGVTGTMEQILFGPSWVPDGTMNLVGALKRAMATTGYTELKEFQRVEVVVG is encoded by the coding sequence ATGACCGAGATCGAAATCGGCCGTGCCAAGCGGGGCCGGCAGGCGTACGCGTTCGACGACATCGCGATCGTGCCGTCGCGGCGGACGCGGGACCCGGAGGAGGTCTCGGTCGCCTGGCAGATCGACGCGTACCGGTTCGAGCTGCCGATCCTGGCCGCGCCGATGGACTCGGTGATGTCACCGGCGACCGCGATCGCGATCGGCAAGGCCGGCGGTCTCGGCGTGCTCAACCTCGAAGGTCTCTGGACGCGGTACGAGGACCCGACCAGCCTGCTCGAGGAGATCACCAGCCTCGATCAGAAGCAGGCAACGCATCGGCTGCAGGAGATCTACGCGGCGCCGATCAAGCCCGAGCTGATCTCCCAGCGGGTGCAGGAGATCCGCGACTCCGGCGTCACCGTGGCCGGGGCGCTGTCGCCGCAGCGGACGAAGCAGTTCGCCAAGCACGTGGTGGACGCGGGCGTCGACCTGTTCGTCATCCGCGGTACGACGGTGTCGGCCGAGCACGTGTCCGGCCAGGCGGAGCCGCTCAACCTCAAGCAGTTCATCTACGACCTCGACGTCCCGGTGATCGTCGGTGGGTGCGCGACGCACCAGGCGGCGTTGCACCTGATGCGGACCGGTGCGGCCGGCGTCCTCGTCGGGTTCGGCGGTGGCGCGGCGCACACCACCCGCAAGGTGCTCGGCGTGGCGGTGCCGATGGCCAGCGCCGTGGCCGACGTGGCGGCGGCGCGGCGCGACTACATGGACGAGTCCGGCGGACGGTACGTGCACGTGATCGCGGACGGTTCGGTCGGCCGATCCGGTGACGTGGCGAAGGCGATCGCCTGCGGCGCGGACGCGGTGATGGTCGGTTCGCCGCTGGCCCGCGCGAGCGACGCCCCCGGCGGCGGGTTCCACTGGGGTGCCGAGGCCTGGCACCAGGATCTGCCCCGCGGCGAGCGTGTCGAGGTCGGCGTCACCGGCACGATGGAGCAGATCCTGTTCGGCCCGTCCTGGGTCCCGGACGGCACGATGAACCTGGTCGGCGCGTTGAAGCGCGCGATGGCGACCACCGGCTACACGGAGCTCAAGGAGTTCCAGCGGGTCGAGGTCGTCGTCGGTTGA
- a CDS encoding alpha/beta fold hydrolase, whose amino-acid sequence MSTGVLLLHGSSGTPDLERARLLEAAGCDVVAPRWFDGRISEIPLESFPLAGLAARNDRIVVIGVSRGAEAALLLGTVDPRIDAVVAISPSAYVWPWIEDELQTSAWTWKDQPLPYVPFDLAWEPDDDPPSYTDFYRQSLRAYGADAETARIPAERFAGELLLVAGGDDRVWPSVDFAEEIAEAREDLPTRTITVAAAGHRPLFPGEQPKAGGQRMARGGSEQADRELGELAWRDVLRLLTG is encoded by the coding sequence TTGAGCACGGGGGTCCTCCTCCTGCACGGTTCGAGTGGTACGCCGGACCTGGAGCGTGCGCGGCTGCTCGAGGCCGCGGGGTGTGACGTGGTCGCGCCGCGGTGGTTCGACGGCCGGATCAGCGAGATCCCGCTCGAGTCGTTCCCGCTGGCCGGCCTGGCCGCGCGGAACGACCGGATCGTGGTGATCGGCGTCTCCCGGGGCGCCGAGGCCGCGCTGCTGCTCGGCACGGTCGACCCGCGGATCGACGCGGTGGTCGCGATCTCGCCGAGCGCGTACGTCTGGCCGTGGATCGAGGACGAACTGCAGACGTCGGCGTGGACGTGGAAGGACCAGCCGCTGCCGTACGTACCGTTCGACCTCGCCTGGGAGCCGGACGACGACCCGCCGAGCTACACCGACTTCTACCGGCAGAGTCTGCGGGCGTACGGCGCGGACGCGGAGACCGCGCGGATCCCGGCCGAGCGGTTCGCGGGCGAGCTGCTGCTGGTCGCCGGTGGTGACGACCGGGTCTGGCCGTCGGTCGACTTCGCCGAAGAGATCGCCGAGGCCCGCGAGGACCTGCCGACCCGGACGATTACCGTCGCGGCCGCCGGGCACCGGCCACTGTTCCCGGGCGAGCAGCCGAAGGCCGGCGGGCAGCGGATGGCCCGTGGCGGTTCGGAGCAG
- a CDS encoding DUF7674 family protein: MTEPDEALVRRMFAAVPGLRSELDEYLRSYVGDWAGPPVAVEHLPGFLVKLALDCRRRGADRRDQIRELLVFLESELGHDDLVDELIESFFVAYLPEPADRSAQVLELLGPKLWEAREDQLLDDAAGVLESVVDFVFKLGEEVPQAADRVAEHAQRRRYGGFADAVLAELSHDAAELAASDRWLEVGPLLDFLESEYGENPAVDNAIDVSFLELLPAPGERGGEILRMLGPRLRAAYRRSDPPAGQPGGRR; the protein is encoded by the coding sequence GTGACCGAGCCGGACGAGGCCCTGGTGCGGCGGATGTTCGCCGCGGTACCAGGGCTTCGGTCCGAGCTGGACGAGTACTTGCGGTCGTACGTCGGGGACTGGGCGGGGCCGCCGGTCGCTGTGGAACACCTGCCGGGCTTCCTCGTGAAGCTTGCGCTCGACTGCCGGCGTCGCGGCGCCGACCGGCGCGACCAGATCCGTGAGCTCCTTGTGTTCTTGGAGTCCGAGCTCGGCCACGACGACTTGGTCGACGAGCTGATCGAGTCTTTCTTCGTGGCGTACCTTCCGGAGCCGGCCGACCGGTCCGCGCAGGTTCTGGAGCTGCTCGGTCCGAAGCTGTGGGAGGCCCGGGAGGATCAGCTGCTCGACGACGCGGCAGGAGTGCTGGAGTCTGTTGTCGACTTCGTGTTCAAGCTCGGCGAGGAGGTTCCGCAGGCGGCGGACCGGGTCGCCGAGCACGCCCAGCGCCGCCGGTACGGCGGGTTCGCCGACGCGGTGCTGGCGGAGCTGTCGCACGACGCGGCCGAGCTGGCGGCGAGCGACCGGTGGCTCGAGGTCGGCCCGTTGCTGGACTTCCTGGAGTCGGAGTACGGCGAGAATCCGGCCGTCGACAACGCGATCGACGTGTCGTTCCTGGAGCTGTTGCCTGCACCGGGTGAGCGCGGCGGCGAGATCCTGCGGATGCTCGGTCCGCGACTGCGGGCGGCGTACCGCAGGAGCGATCCACCAGCCGGACAGCCGGGTGGCAGGCGGTAG